TACGCGGCTTCGCCGAGCACACCGCCCGGCTCTGGTGGCTGGAGCTGGAGGAGGCGATCCGGGCGCTGCCGCGCATTTCGGTCGAGCTTACCGATGGCCGCTTCGACGCGCGCGCTGGAACCGAGGCGGAAAAGCAAAGGGCATTCGATCAGCTCTACTGGCGTCTGCGCAAAGAGCCGGAAGCGATTCTGCTCTCTGCGATTTCCGATCTCGGCCGGCAAGCCGGCATTGACCCCGTCGCTTTGGTCGAGCGCGAATGCCTGCCGACGGAGACGCTGCGCTCGCTTGCCGGTGCTCCTGGCGTGACCATCGGTGCGCATACGCTGAGCCATCCGATGCTGGCCAAGCATCCCGAAGAGGTTGCGCGCCGCGAGGTCGCCCAGAGCAAGGCCTGGCTGGAGGAAGCGCTCGGCGCGCCCGTCCGCCACTTCGCCTACCCGGTCGGCGATCCGACCTCCGCCGGGCCGCGCGAGTTTGCCTTGGCGAAGGAAGTGGAGTTCGTGAGTGCCGTGACGACCCGGCCCGGGCATCTCTTCGCCGAGCACATCGAGCATCCGCATGCGCTGCCGCGCGTCTCGCTCAACGGCCTGCACCAGAGCGAGGCCGCGCTGAGGGCGCTGCTGTCGGGACTGCCGTTTCTGCTCTGGAATCGCGGCAGGAAGGTCAGCGTCAGCTAATCGTCCGCGGGAAGATCAGCGGATCGGTGGGGCGTAGTGCAAGCCGCCCTGCTTCCAGGAGGCATTCAGGCCGCGCTCGATCTTCAAGGGGCTGTCCTTGCCGATATTGCGGTCGAAGACCTCGTTATAGGCGCCGACCTTGCGGATGATGTTCAGCGCCCAGTCCTTGGACAGCCCGAGCGACTCGCCGATTGCGCCTTCGCGGCCGAGCAGGCGGAGGACGTTCGGGTCCTTCGTCGAGGCCGCGGCCTGCTCGACCGTGCTCGACGTCAGCCCGAATTCCTCGGCCGCATGCATCGCATAGGCCGACCATCTGACGATGTTGTACCAGGGGTCGTCGCCCTGCCGGACCGCGGCGCCGAGCGGCTCCTTGGACAACGTGTCGGGCAGCACGGTGTGCTTCTGCGGCTCGGTCAGCTTCGAGCGGAAGGCGTAGAGCACCGAGCGGTCGGAGCTGAAGGCGTCGCAGCGGCCTGATTGATAGCCCTGCAGCGCCTCTTCCTGCGAAGCGAAGGCGACGATCTCGTTCTTCAGATTGTTCGAACGGAAGAAGTCGGTGAGGTTGAGCTCGGTGGTCGAGCCCTGATTGGTGCAGAGCGTCGCGCCGTTCAATTCCTTGCCGGATTTGACCTCGCCCGAGCGGACCATGATCCCCTGGCCGTCATAATAGGTCACGGCGGCGAACAGGATGCCGTTCGTGGTCTCACGCCCCATCGTCCAGGTTGTCGTATTGAACAGGATGTCGACCTCGCCGGACTGGAGTGCGGTGAAACGGGCCGCAGCCGGCAGCGGTACGATCATGACCTTCTCGGGGTCGCCGAACACCGCCGTTGCGACGGCGCGGCAAAAGTCGACGTCGAGGCCGCGATGGCGGCCGCTCGCGTCGGCGATGGAGAAGCCGGGCGTGCCCATGGTCGAGCTGCATTTCAGGACGCCGCGCTGTCTCACAGTGTCCAGGGTGCCGGCCTCAGCCAGCCCTCCGCCGAGTGCAAGGCCAAGAGAACCCAGCTGCAGCAATCTTTTCATGGCCCCATCCCCGTCTTGCCCGCGGCATGCATCGCGCCGCCGGGCGTTTTCGAACGCGGCGAAACGGTATTGCGGTGGCTGCGAGAAAAGCGCTCTAAAAGCCTGGGTCTGCTGCAAGTTTCTTGAGTTCGGCGCGGCGGAAACGCAGGAAACGACAAAACCGCTCGAAAAGGGCCGTTATCGGCCTCGGGGCGTATGACGATGTCGTCGGGAGGCTCACGGATCGCTGGGCAGCTTCGATGGGCCCGGGGCGGAGGGGCGGTCAGGCCTCGTCCTTGCGCTCCATCCATTTGATCAGCGGTAGCAGCGGCAGCACCCAGATCAGTCCGAGCACGACATAGGCGACAGTCTGCACCGGCTTCGAGGCTTCGGTGATCCGCCCCTGCGCCAGTGCCATCGCGACGAGCGCGTAGACGCAGACGAAGACGATCATCACGACCGTGCCGACGAGCTTGCGATGGGTCTGCCTCATGGCGATCACGGTCCAGGCTGCGGCATTGCGGGCGTTGTTCAGGTCTCAAGGGCGGACTATCTGTCACCCGCCGCCGCGCTTGTGAAGCGTATTCAAGCCTTCTCCCTGCGACCCGAGGTCCCGCTGCCGTGACGATCGCGCTCGATCAGCCTGCCGTTCCGGCTGCGACCGGCCATGCCGGCATCCGCCGCTGGCTCTGGGCCGTCGCCTTCCTCGTTTTCGTTATGGTCGTGGTCGGTGGCGCGACGCGATTGACCGGCTCCGGCCTCTCGATCACCGAATGGCGCCCCGTCACCGGCGCGATCCCCCCGCTCTCCGATGCAGCCTGGGCGCTCGAATTCGAGAAGTACCGGCTGAGCCCGCAATTCCAGCTCCTCAATTCGGGCATGGAGCTCGCCGATTTCAAGTTCATCTATTGGTGGGAATGGGGCCACCGCCAGCTCGGCCGCTTCATCGGCCTGCTTTATCTCGTCGGCTTTTTCGTCGTGCTGCTGCGGCGCTCGATGCCGTGGCGCGAAACTGCGATCCTGTTCGGGATGGGCCTGTTGCTCGGCCTGCAGGGCACGATCGGCTGGATCATGGTCGCCTCGGGCTTGCAGCCCGGCATGATCGCCGTCGCTCCGGTCAAGCTGACGCTGCATTTGACCTTCGCCGGTCTCTTCTTCGCCAGCGTGATCGCCTTTGCGACCTGGCTGACGCCACTGCGCCGGATCGAGCCGGCACGGGGCAGGGCGGCAGCATGGTTCCTGCTCCTCTTGCTCTTCGTGCAGATCGCGCTCGGCGGGCTTGTCGCCGGCTCCAAGGCCGGCTTTACCTTCAACACCTGGCCGCTGATGGACGGGGCGCTGGCGCCCTCCGCCTC
This genomic interval from Bosea sp. 29B contains the following:
- a CDS encoding polysaccharide deacetylase family protein, which gives rise to MSLRHKAFSAAFTAIAATGADRWGRALAQGKGAILTLHHVRPTTSGGFRPNGLLEITPGFLDRALTLIRAEGYDIVSLDEALVRLADPKPGRFFVALTFDDGYRDNLDHAWPVLAKHQAPWTLYVVRGFAEHTARLWWLELEEAIRALPRISVELTDGRFDARAGTEAEKQRAFDQLYWRLRKEPEAILLSAISDLGRQAGIDPVALVERECLPTETLRSLAGAPGVTIGAHTLSHPMLAKHPEEVARREVAQSKAWLEEALGAPVRHFAYPVGDPTSAGPREFALAKEVEFVSAVTTRPGHLFAEHIEHPHALPRVSLNGLHQSEAALRALLSGLPFLLWNRGRKVSVS
- a CDS encoding amino acid ABC transporter substrate-binding protein; this encodes MKRLLQLGSLGLALGGGLAEAGTLDTVRQRGVLKCSSTMGTPGFSIADASGRHRGLDVDFCRAVATAVFGDPEKVMIVPLPAAARFTALQSGEVDILFNTTTWTMGRETTNGILFAAVTYYDGQGIMVRSGEVKSGKELNGATLCTNQGSTTELNLTDFFRSNNLKNEIVAFASQEEALQGYQSGRCDAFSSDRSVLYAFRSKLTEPQKHTVLPDTLSKEPLGAAVRQGDDPWYNIVRWSAYAMHAAEEFGLTSSTVEQAAASTKDPNVLRLLGREGAIGESLGLSKDWALNIIRKVGAYNEVFDRNIGKDSPLKIERGLNASWKQGGLHYAPPIR
- a CDS encoding COX15/CtaA family protein; this encodes MTIALDQPAVPAATGHAGIRRWLWAVAFLVFVMVVVGGATRLTGSGLSITEWRPVTGAIPPLSDAAWALEFEKYRLSPQFQLLNSGMELADFKFIYWWEWGHRQLGRFIGLLYLVGFFVVLLRRSMPWRETAILFGMGLLLGLQGTIGWIMVASGLQPGMIAVAPVKLTLHLTFAGLFFASVIAFATWLTPLRRIEPARGRAAAWFLLLLLFVQIALGGLVAGSKAGFTFNTWPLMDGALAPSASTLFAGTPVWENFVDNVALVQFNHRLGAYILFAFALWQMFSLRRTAPSSGAAKRAAAIAGLVLAQSALGIVTLLLVVPLWAGLAHQALGFTVLAMGVVHLTRTQQGERHAA
- a CDS encoding DUF2842 domain-containing protein, with protein sequence MRQTHRKLVGTVVMIVFVCVYALVAMALAQGRITEASKPVQTVAYVVLGLIWVLPLLPLIKWMERKDEA